In Tursiops truncatus isolate mTurTru1 chromosome 19, mTurTru1.mat.Y, whole genome shotgun sequence, a genomic segment contains:
- the THAP8 gene encoding THAP domain-containing protein 8 isoform X1: MPKYCRAPNCSNNAGQLGADNRPVSFYKFPLKDGPRLQAWLRHMGCEHWVPSCHQHLCSEHFAPSCFQWRWGVRYLRPDAVPSIFSGAPPAKRQTNSRSTEKPVVPPTPQEATSLSPGPAVPAPGPVQLVVLGPASGGPEVPATVFLTPLPLPPVPTGPRPGVSAQHPWPGLGAALGALQRRVRRLQRRHERHQARLRALEQLAKQLRAESLLAPAHRGRLRALPGPEESQAFTIICGGPDIAVVLAQGPAPPTLDAKPELLDTQTPSA, from the exons GTTCCCCCTGAAGGATGGTCCCCGGCTGCAGGCCTGGCTGAGGCACATGGGGTGTGAGCACTGGGTGCCTAGCTGCCACCAGCACCTGTGCAGCGAGCACTTCGCCCCCTCTTGCTTCCAGTGGCGCTGGGGCGTGCGCTACCTGCGGCCGGATGCTGTGCCCTCCATCTTCTCCGGAGCGCCGCCCGCCAAG AGGCAGACGAATTCCCGAAGCACCGAGAAACCAGTCGTGCCTCCAACTCCGCAGGAGGCCACGTCCCTGTCCCCTGGTCCAGCCGTCCCGGCCCCTGGCCCCGTACAGCTTGTGGTGTTGGGACCAGCATCCGGGGGCCCCGAGGTCCCAGCCACAGTGTTCCTGACTCCCCTGCCGCTTCCGCCGGTTCCCACTGGGCCGCGCCCTGGAGTGTCGGCCCAGCACCCCTGGCCCGGGCTGGGCGCGGCGCTGGGAGCGCTGCAGCGGCGGGTGCGGAGGCTCCAGCGGCGCCACGAGCGGCACCAGGCGCGGCTGCGGGCTCTGGAACAGCTGGCGAAGCAGCTGCGCGCGGAGAGCCTACTGGCGCCGGCGCACCGGGGCCGGCTGCGCGCG CTCCCTGGACCTGAGGAGTCCCAAGCCTTCACCATCATCTGTGGAGGGCCTGACATAGCTGTGGTCCTCGCCCAAGGTCCTGCACCTCCCACCCTGGACGCCAAGCCTGAGCTCCTGGACACTCAGACTCCCAGTGCATAA
- the THAP8 gene encoding THAP domain-containing protein 8 isoform X4, producing MGCEHWVPSCHQHLCSEHFAPSCFQWRWGVRYLRPDAVPSIFSGAPPAKRQTNSRSTEKPVVPPTPQEATSLSPGPAVPAPGPVQLVVLGPASGGPEVPATVFLTPLPLPPVPTGPRPGVSAQHPWPGLGAALGALQRRVRRLQRRHERHQARLRALEQLAKQLRAESLLAPAHRGRLRALPGPEESQAFTIICGGPDIAVVLAQGPAPPTLDAKPELLDTQTPSA from the exons ATGGGGTGTGAGCACTGGGTGCCTAGCTGCCACCAGCACCTGTGCAGCGAGCACTTCGCCCCCTCTTGCTTCCAGTGGCGCTGGGGCGTGCGCTACCTGCGGCCGGATGCTGTGCCCTCCATCTTCTCCGGAGCGCCGCCCGCCAAG AGGCAGACGAATTCCCGAAGCACCGAGAAACCAGTCGTGCCTCCAACTCCGCAGGAGGCCACGTCCCTGTCCCCTGGTCCAGCCGTCCCGGCCCCTGGCCCCGTACAGCTTGTGGTGTTGGGACCAGCATCCGGGGGCCCCGAGGTCCCAGCCACAGTGTTCCTGACTCCCCTGCCGCTTCCGCCGGTTCCCACTGGGCCGCGCCCTGGAGTGTCGGCCCAGCACCCCTGGCCCGGGCTGGGCGCGGCGCTGGGAGCGCTGCAGCGGCGGGTGCGGAGGCTCCAGCGGCGCCACGAGCGGCACCAGGCGCGGCTGCGGGCTCTGGAACAGCTGGCGAAGCAGCTGCGCGCGGAGAGCCTACTGGCGCCGGCGCACCGGGGCCGGCTGCGCGCG CTCCCTGGACCTGAGGAGTCCCAAGCCTTCACCATCATCTGTGGAGGGCCTGACATAGCTGTGGTCCTCGCCCAAGGTCCTGCACCTCCCACCCTGGACGCCAAGCCTGAGCTCCTGGACACTCAGACTCCCAGTGCATAA
- the THAP8 gene encoding THAP domain-containing protein 8 isoform X2, whose product MRANWARTTARFPLKDGPRLQAWLRHMGCEHWVPSCHQHLCSEHFAPSCFQWRWGVRYLRPDAVPSIFSGAPPAKRQTNSRSTEKPVVPPTPQEATSLSPGPAVPAPGPVQLVVLGPASGGPEVPATVFLTPLPLPPVPTGPRPGVSAQHPWPGLGAALGALQRRVRRLQRRHERHQARLRALEQLAKQLRAESLLAPAHRGRLRALPGPEESQAFTIICGGPDIAVVLAQGPAPPTLDAKPELLDTQTPSA is encoded by the exons GTTCCCCCTGAAGGATGGTCCCCGGCTGCAGGCCTGGCTGAGGCACATGGGGTGTGAGCACTGGGTGCCTAGCTGCCACCAGCACCTGTGCAGCGAGCACTTCGCCCCCTCTTGCTTCCAGTGGCGCTGGGGCGTGCGCTACCTGCGGCCGGATGCTGTGCCCTCCATCTTCTCCGGAGCGCCGCCCGCCAAG AGGCAGACGAATTCCCGAAGCACCGAGAAACCAGTCGTGCCTCCAACTCCGCAGGAGGCCACGTCCCTGTCCCCTGGTCCAGCCGTCCCGGCCCCTGGCCCCGTACAGCTTGTGGTGTTGGGACCAGCATCCGGGGGCCCCGAGGTCCCAGCCACAGTGTTCCTGACTCCCCTGCCGCTTCCGCCGGTTCCCACTGGGCCGCGCCCTGGAGTGTCGGCCCAGCACCCCTGGCCCGGGCTGGGCGCGGCGCTGGGAGCGCTGCAGCGGCGGGTGCGGAGGCTCCAGCGGCGCCACGAGCGGCACCAGGCGCGGCTGCGGGCTCTGGAACAGCTGGCGAAGCAGCTGCGCGCGGAGAGCCTACTGGCGCCGGCGCACCGGGGCCGGCTGCGCGCG CTCCCTGGACCTGAGGAGTCCCAAGCCTTCACCATCATCTGTGGAGGGCCTGACATAGCTGTGGTCCTCGCCCAAGGTCCTGCACCTCCCACCCTGGACGCCAAGCCTGAGCTCCTGGACACTCAGACTCCCAGTGCATAA